One Silene latifolia isolate original U9 population chromosome 4, ASM4854445v1, whole genome shotgun sequence DNA segment encodes these proteins:
- the LOC141652535 gene encoding stem-specific protein TSJT1-like, which produces MLAVFKKEVAKCPKELKNGENCLNLKEDLLLQHFSSVHPDAVTLNLGGSGFMAFSSDKQNPLLPRLFAVVDDIFCLFQGHIENIAPLKQLYGLTKTATEESIIVEAYRSLRDRGTSPTDHALRNIQGKFAFIIYDASLRTTFFSVDADGSVPLYWGTTSEDHLVLSDELETAKKACGRSFALFPKGCFFTSSGGLKSYEYPRRELKAAPWVDDSGQACGATFTVAEEPKKNTSHLGSSFGMPRVDSDADWSNKI; this is translated from the exons atgttggcAGTATTCAAGAAAGAAGTAGCAAAGTGTCCAAAAGAGCTAAAAAATGGTGAAAATTGTTTGAATTTGAAAGAAGATTTGTTACTTCAACATTTCTCTTCAGTTCATCCTGATGCTGTCACTCTTAATCTTGGAGGTTCTGGGTTTATGGCCTTTTCTTCTGATAAGCAAAACCCTCTTCTCCCTAG GCTTTTTGCAGTAGTGGATGACATATTCTGTTTATTTCAAGGACACATTGAGAATATAGCTCCCTTAAAACAGTTGTATGGATTGACCAAAACTGCAACTGAAGAGAGCATCATTGTAGAGGCTTACCGTTCTTTGAGAGACCGCGGTACCAGTCCAACTGATCATGCTTTGAGAAACATTCAAGGAAAATTTGCTTTTATCATATATGATGCTTCTTTGAGGACTACTTTCTTCTCTGTG GATGCTGATGGAAGTGTCCCTCTTTACTGGGGAACGACTTCCGAAGATCATCTTGTTCTCTCTGATGAACTCGAGACTGCGAAGAAAGCCTGTGGGAGATCATTTGCGCTTTTTCCTAAAG GATGTTTCTTTACTTCATCTGGTGGTCTGAAAAGTTACGAGTATCCTCGTAGAGAACTGAAGGCAGCTCCATGGGTGGACGATTCAGGTCAAGCATGCGGTGCAACCTTCACAGTTGCTGAAGAGCCTAAGAAGAATACCAGCCACCTGGGTTCAAGTTTTGGGATGCCCAGGGTTGATAGCGATGCTGATTGGTCAAACAAAATCTGA